The Pyrus communis chromosome 8, drPyrComm1.1, whole genome shotgun sequence region cattttttgagaaaaatgcaaatttttatttttgcaaaatattttccgtCATGATTTAGGGTAACTTTATAAGGTAATTGAAAATGGTTTTACCATTTATTAagtcttaaatatatttttaatagaatatttacgctgaaaactaaaaagtaaGTAGACAATAAGTCTTACATATGGTGCTTACATGacttttaaaaacccaaaggtGAAGTGAAAGTTGAACAAAGTAATTTCACGATGATTTTTGTAGAAATTTGCAAATTGCCTAGAAACCATGATGGTtaaacccacgtttttttttgttttttttttttttaagaaaaatgcaaatttttatttttgcataatATTTTGCAACAAGATTAAGAGTAACTTTGTAAGGCCAATGAAAGCGGTTTTACATTTATCCATAAGAATATTAACAAAAAGTCttacatgaattttcaaaatgCAATGGTGCAATGAAAGTGAAAGGTCATAGATTTTACAACGATTTctgtacaaatttgtaaaatcgCCTAGAAACTGTGATACACCCacattttttgagaaaaatgcaaatttttatttttgcaaaatattttccgtCATGATTTAGGGTAACTTTATAAGGTAATTGAAAATGGTTTTACCATTTATTAagtcttaaatatatttttaatagaatatttacgctgaaaactaaaaagtaaGTAGACAAAAACTATAGTGGGGGTCAAAACATTGACAAAAAAGGAATCCATCCAAAAtgatatcaacaaaaaatcttACATGAATTTTCATAACCCAACGGTGAGGTGAAGATGAAAGTAAGTAGATTTTACGacgatttatgtacaaatttgaaaaatcgCTTAGAAACCATGATGATTAGCCCACTTCTTTTTGCGAAAAAtggaagttttttattttgtattatattttccCCCATGAGTAAGAGTAACTTTATAAGGCAAATGAAAATGGTTTTACCATTTATCGATgcacaaatgtatttttaatagattaaaccaaaaacttaaaaaaaggtGGACAAAAACAACAAAGGGGCTCAAAACATTGCCTAAACGGGACTCCATCCACAAgaatatcaaaaaaaaaaaaatttacataaattttcAAAACCCAACTGTGTGGTAAATGTGAAAACAAGTAATTTTACGACTATAGCAGGGCTCACAATGTCTCTGAAATGTCGTGCATGAATTTAAAGAATCTTATGGTGTGGTGAAACTTCCACGAAAATACTTTTATGATGATATTTGTAGTTTTGGACAAAATGGAGTTGAAATTCATGAACTATTCATTGTAgtgttttttatgaaaaatggtTATTAAATTTTCGCAAAATATTTTACGTGGGAGGTAAGATAAATGCGACAAGTTTTCTGGAAGCACTCTTCCGTTTTATCGAGTTGATAAATGCGACAAGTTTTCTGGAAGCACTCTTTCCTTCGCAGTTTTGCTCCCATTCTTCAGTCTTGTAATATGCCAGCAGTGTTCCTAACATATTTCTGACAaccataacaaattttttttctggaCAAAGCATCTCTTGAATGTCCTACAAGAAATTTAAGAAACTTAATTATTGCAGAGTTCTAATTTTTGAAGTTCTTAATTATTGCCTTTAGAAAAAACAATtttgatattatatatatggccCTACCATCCTTTCTTAGAACTCACAAAGCATGTGATGTTTGTTCAAAGGTTCACATCATtgctgtttttggtttttttaaaccctaaacaattttcttttctgcGTTACTTTATTTTCTACATTCCATGTGAAGTTGTTGTACAGAAAGAAGctattttttttcaatccaTGTGAACTGATTGAAGATGAATGATGATGTGTGTCCAGGTCTAGGTTAATTTGTGGCGGAAAATTTAGTTGTCCCTCCGTTTACGTCACGTGATAAAAACGATAGAGATATATGACCAATGTATGTAAGTTGTTGCATATTTCCTAAATAGTTTTTGGAGATCATGTTTTTGACTCCCTCATCCATAATACCCTCTGTTTTGCATTATATTTATACGAAAATTCATGTAAAACTATAGGATATTTTAGGCATCAAGTCATTTCATTCATTCTCTGGCATTGTATGGATATGACCCACACAATGAAGAATTTCATTTGGACCACCGCCAAGTTAATACAATCCTTGGCTGTTCTGAATGGTCCCTCACAGAAACTCACAAGCCACAAACTTGCAAGGATCAAAGcacttggttttgattttttggtAAACCTCCTCGTGGAGGACTTCCATGTAATATAACACTAAATTGTCGATAATATCTCAAACGAATCACACATTCTTATACATAATAAATTTGTAATACTGTCACTTTGATGTCCTAGTTGCATGTAAATCTTTGTTCTCCCCTTGCATGTTCAACACTCGACTATGGAATGGCCTTAAGCATTATTGCAGAGGCACCACAAACCCATGCCCAATTCACCATTACAATTCACACAACTTCATTGGAGTAGAACATGCCAAGCTTAGCTAGCTACTGCTCATCATAACCCTTCTCTTCTCACCACAATTGCCAACTTACAAGGTCCACTCTGTCTAATtatctttgtttctttcttctctttcagtTTTTTGCTTTCAAAATGCAATGGTCTAAACTACAAGAAGGAAAACTAAATCAAGCGAAAGACACACTGTCCAAACCAACGGATCATATAACTcacatatgtttttttttttttaatcaaatcacaTATGTTATTTCTTAAGTATAGAAAAGTTTCATAATCATACGAATTCCTAGATTAAATCCAATGATGAGACATTAATCTGAAAAcgacaagaaaatagaagaatgaaatttttttagtacaaatgaATCACTGATAGAAATGATAGAGAAAATACAAGGACATCAAATGCCTACCCTTGATCCCCTTTATTAGCCTAAAATTGAACCATCCTCACATTCCCACTAAAAAGATTATGACATTAATTATACATCATATAATACAAATCCACCAAAACGAAAAGATCACACACATACAACTCCATCaacaatacaaaattaaattaagaccTGAAATTCCCCCCAAAAGAATCATGCTTAGAAGAATAAGCCAAAAGCCAAAGCTGCCAGAGAAGTAAAGAAAGTGGGGGCAAATGTGAAGGCATCAGATGTTGGGCTTGGAGCTGGAACTTGAGCTTCAGCTGCAGCTACTTGTTGAATGCCTGAGAAGGCCACCATCATAACCACCAACAAAGCAACAAAAAGGTTCATCTTCATTGCCTCCATTTCTTGATTACTGAGTAATTAATTTGGAATATAGAaaaaaggagaggaagaaagaaacttGATTGCTTATATTGCTGTAGAGGAAGTGTAAGGACAATGGCTGTGGGTTGTAGGCTATATATCctcagagagaggagagagaaagagagagacgaGAGACAGAAAGATAGAttaaatttttcaatttttcaaattttcaaattttcaattttcaaaggCTGCTGAACTGCCAAATTTCCCAAAGTGAACGTTAGGGGGGGTTGATGAAGTTGACACCTCACAGGGTGGCTTTGGCATTGTTGTCATACAACTGTCACCTTGCCTCAgggtcccccccccccccccacgtTTGCTGTCTTCTAAAAGATTTTTAACTATTGTTttgccaattttttttatagtttttttttcacagtttttttcactttcattctgctaattaaattcgtttttagcaTGTCTACTTATTTAATCGATGAAATCATGAATCGAGAAATTTAGAAGTTGAAAAAAAACGAACTTGTATTGGAACAGCTCATTTCTAATTATCAATCTAGTCTTAGTTTTTTCAAGTAAAGAATTACCAATTGTTTCATGAAGATCACAATCTTTTCGATTATGTATATATTAGCAATTGGATTTAATATAGACAAGTAAACACAGTATAAGTTCTAACTTGATAGCTCATGCACTCATAAGTGGTTGAGTTTACCATTCATCATTCATTGGGTGAACGTTATTATGCTTTTCTAGTTTTCTTGTTAGGTGTATTATGCGATTTGGTAGGAAATGAAAAGTGATGATGAGCTGGTTGTATGATAATGTTATGTTTGTTTAACAATACTAGTACTACAGTGGATTATTATATGCACTTGTGCTGCTTTTATTTACATACTAGTGTGGTTTTGTAGCTGTACTTTTAATTGTATTTTAGAATATGTaggtgtttttatataaaatttagaaaatacATAACTTACGTGTAATGAGTCATTTCTCTTTACAAAgggattaaattttttatatacgTGCAGAAGCGTTTTATTTTGTAGATTTATTGAAATATTTTGGTAAGAGCGCAGGAAGGAAGGATCTAAAATGGATAGGACATATATACATGGGGTAGGAGGTAAAAGTCCTCGAAGTTACAATTTGGGTTGTGATTTCCACAATCTCGCTCCTTAAAACTTTAGCTTAAAATCCACATGAAAGGGAAATCGGAACTGCTTGTGGTCTCTGCAATGGACAATAGTAATGGGAAAGCTGGCTTGGAAACTTGGAAACTAGATGGGTCACCTAAGCTTACCAGCTGGGTTGGTGTGTTGTCCATATCAGCTTCATTCTGTATCTACACAGTTTTCAACTGAACCAAATGTGAATCAAATCAAACATggaaatttgatctaattatTTAAGACTGAATATCGgaggaaaattttcattcttaatTTTAACAAATCCTTACATGTTCTATCGTAAAGACAATCTAATTAAcattaaaatatgtaaattaaaGTTTTGAGTCCGCAAAATTGTGATCATATGATTATGAAAACTCTACTGTATGTGAATGGGTCAAAAGAAATTGAGGCAAGGAAATcagcaaattaaaaatggtgaTCATATTATCACGAACGATTCTTTTCCATAAGTGCTAGCTAAACTCCAACTCTTTTACACAAGGCAAATCCAGGCTAAATGCTTTGAAACTGAAAGGATGTTTTTGGAATCAAACAAATTAACTGGGCCAATCTATAATAAATGAGAATAAGACGGTTTTTGTTACTCTTTTTATGCATCTTCCTAGTCTTTCATTATTCAAGTCACATCTAAGTAAAGAAAAGCAGTACTCAATCTTTACTATGTTTAAAGAAATTCCgagtttaaatttcatgaatgattataaatttaaaaaaatatataacaaaaaaatttaagtattCACAAATCATGAATATGGCAGCCATATTGGCTAGAGAATCAGAAAACCCACTAATATACCAGTATGTGACTTGCGAAGCATGAAGTGTTGGAAAGACATGCATAGTTATAGAATGAAATCGTACATGAAATTGAATGGGTTTGTTATTTTGTGACAAAgtgatattttaaactactttAGCTTACAAGAAAGTGGTTCGAATTTGAGCACAAACGGGCAAAATCATACTACCCTAGCCCAAACTGACCTTAACTGACATCTTCATAATGGAATGGGACTAGATAGGAGGCACAAACCATCCAATCATTTCCATTTGCCTATCCTTTTGAGTTTCTTGCCTATATGCCTGGTTTTCTTTCTTCGGTTGGTGACTCGTACTTGTTTGACGCATTGGGATCAATTTGCAAGGTATAACTATTTATAAACCTAAGATAGATACCGATCGTCCACTCCATTGCCTCGTAAATGAATGCTATGCTGTCTTTCGCTTCCCATTCAATAATTCGACACTGCACATCAGCAAGTTAAACAAGACACTTTTTTTGGTGAATGCGAGACTACATAGAACAAAAGGTAAATACGATTTACTTTAAGATACAACCTAATTTAAGTGTGAATTACCTGATATAAAATCATCTGCGTACTCCTTACTGATTTTTCATGGGCCATTACACCCACCTGATCGAGCATAAATACGTAGTAGTCATGGTGATtccataattttaaaataaataaagtagcAAGTTCTGCAGTCCTAAGATAATAAGCAATTCAGATTCTTAAGTATACCACAAAAACAAGATCCTGATCATCGGCCCCAGCAGAAATAACGTACTTATCTATGTCAACCAACTTCTCTAAACTATCAGAGAGACCTACATATATCCCAATTATAATCAGTAACTTGACAGGTAAATCTCGAGTTACAGGTTCCTCGATGACGCGCATAAGTACCTCATTTGTATCTTCGGTGCGTATACATTTCTTTGTGAGCAACTCCACTTGAGAAACTGAAGAATCAAACGACAAATCAATTAATAAGTTCCTCATAATCGGTCAAGAAGTACTTTGAAGAGACGGCAATGTAGGACGATCGAATATATCAGAAAAGGACTGCTATTAGTGTGCTCTAAATTGGTCTTTCAACGCTCCTCCCTCCTTTAAAATTTTCACAAGGGAGGATTGTAGTTGCCATTAGCGACTCCCTAAGCATGAATTAATACACACAAGATCTTAGTAAGACTGCATATGATCCAATGTTAAGACTTCTatttcctaaaaaataaaaacattaaaattttggTAGCATACGGTAGCAAGCTGTATGTTAATCTCAATCCAAAACCTGAATGTACTGTTTGAGTTAT contains the following coding sequences:
- the LOC137742534 gene encoding arabinogalactan protein 13-like, whose translation is MEAMKMNLFVALLVVMMVAFSGIQQVAAAEAQVPAPSPTSDAFTFAPTFFTSLAALAFGLFF